Within Calliopsis andreniformis isolate RMS-2024a chromosome 4, iyCalAndr_principal, whole genome shotgun sequence, the genomic segment AGAAAGatgaaaatttaaagaaagCAGCTGAAATTTTAAAGAAATGGAAATGCTAAGAATAATTCTAGGCTCTTAGGGTTCTTGTActttattttctaatatttttagaCTGAAAAAAGAGCCATTAACCACAGTATGTACACTTCTAAACCACAGTATTTATTGCCTGTACAAAATCACAATTTCTATTATACAATTGAATTTTCATACAGAATTAGGTTACTGTTTGTACATTTTATACAGAGAAGTCACCACGGAGCCACCTTTTAGCATCCTTAGTATCCGCACCGAAAGTCTTACCGAAcctgcataaaataaataaatattctattGAAATAATTCACTCTTTAAACACAGATACAATAAAACAGAAATTCTGAGTTACCTGAATGTTTCCCCAGGAACGTGACCAAGGTAATTTGGAATCATTCCAACGTGCTTATGATATAGCGTAGTGGGTTGAATTAAAAGCGGTGGATCAGGTCGCGAAATGGTTACTGGCGCCCACTCCGTGCTTTGTCGCTTTCGATAGTTGGATGTGAAGTCACAAAGTGCGCTGTTGGTAGCAGGAACATTCGATGCTCCAAAGTGTGAATATCCATACGGTATATGACCCGCATATCCTTAAACCCGCAGTATTTTCAGTATTGCGTATTAGAAAAGAACTAAACCGATGATAACACTCCGATTTCACTCACTTCTTGCTTTCTCTCGAATGAAAGAATATCGCATGCGTTTTTCGCTGTCTGTAAGATCCATCTGTacaattgctttttatggtcagattttatataaattatCTCTCATATTAATCATGTATCACTTCATTATTCAAATCAAAATTGTGAGTAATCGTTAAAGGTTAAATGCTTGATGAAACAATTGAATCTTACAGACAGTAATCCTTATGATACgtgaaattattcaaaaataaaTTCGAGATAATAGAACAAAAGAAGCTCACTGCTGATAAAATATTTTTGAGGATTCGCATTATCCATGAAATAGGGAGATGGTGAGTGATCTCTAGGTACTTCATATTTTTCATCCACGAATAAGTTCCTCATTACGCCTACGCAATCAGGTCGAACAGCGAGCATAGGCAACTTAAATTGACTTTTAATAAGCTGTAGTAAAAAGTTACGAGAATGCATTAATTATTACTTCAAAGGTTCTTATATCAGGATATCAAAATTTCTTACTAATCGTTCTTTCAAGTTTCGCGGTTCACCCTGCCCACTTTGCATAGCGATTGTCTGTTTAAGTTCATTAAGAGCagctttattttttaattgttgCCGTTCAAATTCAGCAAGACCTTCTGTTGCGAGTACTGTGTACCTTTGCCCATTTCTAGCATGCAGTTTCGGTGTAAAGCCTACAAAAAATTTATACGATCCCTAGCATTACCCATTTACATACTTGCATTAGTTTTTTTAAGTACCTTCATAACCTGGCATTATAGGATGAATAAATATAGGATCAGTTCTTTTATAACGAGCATTCACGATGTCTATGTCATTTTTAGGTGGCCTTTGAACCTAGTATTTTATAACAATAGTAATTTTTAAATAACAGTTCGAGACAGTAAATGAAATgttagaatattcataatagtacTTCATAATCATCGGTGACTCGATTCGACAAGACCAGCGTTTCCGCATGGTTTACTGTAGGATCAAGAAGTAATTTGTGAGTAAGACTTCCATACGTTTCACCACATCTGAAGTTATATTGTGGACAATATCCCGCGTATCTAAACCAATGAATTTGTATTATCTCTTAGAACGCACATGTAGAAAAGATAAGAGTGTACAAAAGAGAATATTTTCACGTGAGATAATCTAAGATGTACGAGGAAAgtgattttcatatttttatatatttttttgtaacatgtaaatatttctatataaCGTCTAGATTTTTCACTATTTACCCTGGTATAAAATGAGGTTCCGGTGAAGTCAACAAATTCGTTCCCGCAGTCATTGTGTAAGTATATTTTTGAAAGCCTTGATTTAACGAAATAAATTATCCAGAGTAACTACAATTTAATATTCCGCACGGGGATAttgttcttttttaaatattaatttattaacatGCTGCCAAATCGTTGTCTGCTACATTTGTGCAGATATAACCCCTGAAATATGCTGTGAATTTATTTCCATTATACTTCTGACTTGAGATTTGTCAAAACAAATGACAATGTGCgctactgaataaaataaatgaatttttaatattccATTCTTGAATCAAAATCTCTCTCAAAAAGGAATGTTAATTTTCTATTCAACTAATTAAAATTTCCGCGTTTCGTGTACGTACTATAATTTActcaaaataatgaaaataattaatctcccttttgcaataataattacAAGTGTATTACTCTGACAAATGTCTATTGATCTACTATTATTTGAAAAGAAACtaagaaaaagaattttaaaaagtcGTTAATGAGAGTAGGTATCCCCCAATGACTCAGCACGCTTACTTTCAATTGATATTGCACTTGCAGAGAGCATTAATTACAAGTACGCTTGAGGGGACTTGATTTGCCGCGATTTTCATCGGATAATATATTAAGGGAACTGCTAATTGCCTGCCGCAAGGGCCATCGTAGGCATCGTATTCATAAGAGGAGTAGCGAATCCATGAAGAGGTAGGGAGAAGGACACGTTGCGTACACAACAACGAAAGAGGTGTACGATTAACGTTTCGCTTTCCAGTTTTCATGGAGCCACCGTGGTGGAAAGAACCGAGGAATGTCTCATTTCAGACGCACTCGTCGGTTTACACGCGACTATTCGCCGCGAAGTGGAATTTCTTTTCACCTCTCTGTAATGGGAAAAGAATGTTATCTCGGCTGGAATATCCCGTTTTAAGTGTACCATCGCGCTTTTAATCGCATTTACGTTTATATAAAACAAGATCGTCGATGCTTGAATATAGGTAGTTAGAAGCGTAATTCAAGAGTGTACCGTTTTTTATTTAGCAGCGTTTAATCGAAAGTTCGAATTTAAGCGGATGAtgaataaaatattcaatatttgtcAAGTGATAATATTTTCGCACAGGTATCGATAAGTAACGAGAATAATCTTCGTTCTTCCTTATGAAGCAATACGTTGGAATCTCGTGTAAAAGAAACATGTGGTTACATCGGGAAATGAATTCCATATTCTACGTGGACGCTGAAATTAGTCCCATAAATTTGATAAAGAACGATGAGGTAAGTCGATGAATGTAATATTGCTTCTTTGTTCAGgatactttttattttgtagaattatttcgttcttTCCGCCTTGTGCGTCATTTCTTACGTCCaagaatttattattaaattcttTTCCTACTGGTGATTCAATACTCTTTAAAgttgaacattttttaaatttcaattacaTTTTATATTATTCAACGTTGAATCTTTTTAGACTTGATAAACGTAAGTTTTGTTAACTTGTTCGACAGAAAATACAGCCTATACAAAAAGTCTACATTACAgtaacttcagtcgtcagtgtCACAATACAGGCAGAGCAGAAAAAGTGAAACTCGTAAACGTATATGAGTTCTCGGGGTTCTTCGTTCTTCAACAGTGAAATGAACAGCAGTTCAGAAACCGTAAAATTACTCGCACCATGTGCCTTTTGAATAACATTTTGCATTATTTTTCCGTTGCAAACGAAGGCTAGTTATGATATATTACGCAAGATGGCTCATGAGGTACTTTAATATgcataaaaatgaaatatgttTTCGCTGGCGCATATCTGAAATTTTGCTTTCAGACTTTTTTAGATTTATTCACATGAACGAGACATCTGATGTAGATTTTTATAATCATtgtcatatttaaattttatctaTCAACTTTCATCAAATGATACGAATAAGTGACAGAAGCTAAAAAACCATGTTGAAATTTCCCCTAATCTCGCTGAAATTGGAAGTTATGTGTCTCGCCAGACGGCAATTAAGAGTGCATTTAGGGGTTATGGTGGCCAGGTGTGTAGGGGAGGTAAATCAAACGCATTGCATCCGGTTCGTGTACCCTGTTCAGTACACGCGCCATGCGGTAAAGGAATAATAATTTTCTTCTCTTCCCCCGATGTTTTGTTTTGTGTCCCTGCGGCTGGCGCGACCAGACCGGAAGCTTTATTATCGCGCAGCTCGTAGTTGTGGGTGGACGACGCATAGCTTAACCATAAGCGAAGATATGCGCGCAACAAATTTCGCCACCGAGATTTGCTTGACCAACCACGGATGAGAGTCATCGAgcttaatgtatttttatatgGGGTCATTAGAACACTTCCGGCGAGAATTTCGACTCCCTTTCAAATCAAATTTCTTGAATGCATGAACACAGTGGGACCTCCATTAACTGGCTCCATACGAGATTCAATCTAGAAACACACTTCTGACGAATAATTTAACTATTTTAGGTACTCACACTATTAGAATattaaattaaacaaaattgtCGAATTCTATACTTCCACTATCAGAGGATACATATCTTTATAAAAAGAATTCAAAGTAAAATTATTCCATGAACTGATTTAACATGAAGTTGTATATGAAGTTCACACCTTAAACTTGAAAAGTTCATCAGAGTCTGATCATAGTAACGCGCAAAGTCTCCCAAGAATCAGGATATCCTTCTCCTAAGATCTAGTCCCGAAATATTATAGTCGATTCATTACAATCGTGTCATCAGTAACAAAATAGTCATCGCCTCGCCCCTGCTGCGATTTATGGCCATTACTCCTCCCTTCTCGAGTGGTTCAATAGCTTCTTCCACTTCATCGCCGAGGTGAGCCTGTTAAGCATGAGCATCTATCGGTGGACAAACGCTTCCGCGCGAAACTTCGCACTTCCCCGTGTTTCTTTCCGGGTAAGCAGATTATTTCTCCCTGTTGCGCTTCGGGTCCGCTACCGCGGTAGGCCTGTGTACCCTGTCAATCATGCTTATCCTCGTGATCATGCAGAACGACGTTGATCGATCGTGGATCCCTCCCGTGGTTTTCGACGCCTCGTCCATGTCCGTACGTCTTACTTTCGAGCGATAAGCGAACAACGAATACTGTCAGCGATTTATTACGCGCCAGATTGTTCGTCCGCCACTGAGCTCGCTTTATTTGCACGGCAGATTGTTGCATAACGCATATTTGCTGTGACTGATGCAAATTCGCTATCGATCCTCGTCCAGGTCGTGATCGAGATTCGAGGAGCGATCTTGGACGATAATTCAGTGAGACTTGGTGGCGCAGTGGTAATTTAGAAGCGTTGCATGGATTTGAAAAACGATGATTGCttgggtgattgaaggttgcaagaAAAGATGGCGTGTTCGTTTGGTTCTTTTTGAGGGCTAGATTggggttgatgtatgtggaaatTGAAAGAGTTCTTAGAAGAAGTACACGAAGAATGTAATATTTTGTCGAGTACCTAGGTTTGATTCCTGGTTACTTTTTATGTTCAAGTTGGGATCTATTGATGATAATTGTCTTATTATTTGTCGATCTATACTGTATTCTGACCCCAAAAACTGTTTCTGATTCTCAGTGAACTCATTGCTTGCAGCAAACAATAAGCTCATAACCAGCGACTATGTACTGTGTACCTCGAACTGTCTCACCCAAAATGCATCTTATTAATTTCATTCAGTTTCCCAGGAACGAAACAGCTGATCAGTTAATGTTATCGACGCGATCTCGAAGCTTTTGGGCTCCTCTCGTTGGAAGACGTACCAGCATGTTTATTCATGCCAGTAGCCAGACCATTTCCCCATTGCATAAACAAACGGCGCGTATaatcggctgcaatggctagcaGGCTAAAGTATCGCTAAGTACCGATCGTTCTCATTAACGTCATCGACCGAGGTGGACAGTGATCGATTGCGCGGTGGCTGTGCGCTCTTCGGCAGTTGCGCATGCATAATCTCAGGGTACGAGGCAACGGCCCATACGCTTACGATCGAACGATAAATTATGCGGCCGATTGCCAGTGCGCACGTAAATCATGCGCGCACGTTACTTTGCCCTCAGGGTTTGTCGTAGGGCTAGGACTATTCCAATAATTTAACATTCGAACGTTTTATGGGTATTTAAATGTTTCGAGTAAATTACTAGCATCCGAACTCGATTATTAAATCGGAGTCTTGTTTCCCATAAAGCACAGAGACGTCCTAAATATGTAAAAGCATCCAGTAAAGTCTTAAAATGTCCAGAAGACGTCTCTGAGACAGATCAGTTTGTCTTTAGGATGTCTTGGATATTTATAAATATCCAAAATTAAATATCTCAAAACAGTTTCCATACtagtactgttcttcaactcaccaatTCACTTAacaataaaattctaagtcacaagAAGCTAAACTAGATTCAAACACTCGAAGGTGAGTCTCTCTTTAGCTTCTTTCGCGGAACTCCTAGTTCGCGAGGAGTCCCAAGCACACGTAACTTGTAATTGCTACTTTTTCAGATCCTTCCTCCTGGTCTTCGTCTTCTCCCTCGCGCTATTATCGTCCTCC encodes:
- the LOC143177999 gene encoding CIMIP2 protein CG18335 codes for the protein MTAGTNLLTSPEPHFIPGYAGYCPQYNFRCGETYGSLTHKLLLDPTVNHAETLVLSNRVTDDYEVQRPPKNDIDIVNARYKRTDPIFIHPIMPGYEGFTPKLHARNGQRYTVLATEGLAEFERQQLKNKAALNELKQTIAMQSGQGEPRNLKERLLIKSQFKLPMLAVRPDCVGVMRNLFVDEKYEVPRDHSPSPYFMDNANPQKYFISRYAGHIPYGYSHFGASNVPATNSALCDFTSNYRKRQSTEWAPVTISRPDPPLLIQPTTLYHKHVGMIPNYLGHVPGETFRFGKTFGADTKDAKRWLRGDFSV